In bacterium, the following are encoded in one genomic region:
- a CDS encoding SDR family NAD(P)-dependent oxidoreductase, translating into MTRLLDKVAIVTGSSKGIGFECAKILAEESAKIVMNARGEDDLEKSAEAIRAMGGRVATVAGDIGNRAVCERVLAAAKSEFGGLDILVNNAGIGRFVEVENMTDEDFDSVMRTNLYGVFYMCRGAVPMMEARGGGYIINISSLAGQNTFARGGAYCASKHALNGFSECLMLEVRQRNIAVSYVCPGSVETSFGHSSPSEDNSWRQSARDVAQVVRDLIIGTSARTLVSKVEMRPMKPKRS; encoded by the coding sequence ATGACCAGACTTCTCGATAAAGTTGCGATTGTCACTGGCTCATCGAAGGGAATCGGCTTCGAGTGCGCAAAGATACTCGCGGAGGAATCCGCCAAAATCGTAATGAACGCGCGCGGGGAGGACGACCTGGAAAAAAGCGCGGAGGCAATCCGCGCGATGGGCGGACGCGTCGCGACCGTCGCGGGGGACATCGGAAACCGCGCGGTGTGCGAGCGCGTGCTGGCCGCGGCGAAAAGCGAGTTCGGCGGGCTGGACATCCTCGTCAACAACGCGGGAATCGGCAGGTTCGTCGAGGTCGAAAACATGACGGACGAGGATTTCGACAGCGTGATGCGGACGAACCTGTACGGCGTATTCTACATGTGCCGCGGCGCGGTGCCGATGATGGAGGCGCGCGGCGGCGGGTACATAATCAACATCTCGTCGCTCGCCGGGCAGAACACTTTCGCCCGCGGCGGCGCGTACTGCGCGAGCAAGCATGCGCTGAACGGGTTCTCGGAGTGTCTGATGCTGGAGGTGCGCCAGCGCAACATCGCGGTCAGTTACGTCTGCCCGGGCAGCGTGGAGACCTCGTTCGGCCACAGCTCGCCCTCGGAGGACAATTCATGGCGCCAGTCGGCGCGGGACGTTGCGCAGGTGGTGCGGGATTTGATTATCGGCACGAGCGCGCGGACGCTGGTAAGCAAAGTCGAGATGCGCCCGATGAAGCCGAAAAGAAGTTGA